A DNA window from Streptomyces asoensis contains the following coding sequences:
- the uvrA gene encoding excinuclease ABC subunit UvrA encodes MNKDANDSFVQVRGARENNLRNIDVDVPRDAMVAFTGVSGSGKSSLAFGTLYAEAQRRYFESVAPYARRLLQQVGAPHVQEITGLPPAVALQQRRGSPSSRSTVGTITTLSNLLRMLYSRAGTYPPRAARLEAESFSPNTAAGACPECHGLGVVHDVAEDLLVPDPSLSIREGAIAAWPGAWQGANLRSVVNGLGIDIDRPWRRLRKKDRDWLLYTDEQPSVYIEPEEDRVDYGYQGKFWSARKHVMHVLADSKSEKMRERALRFVRSVPCPECHGSGLRPEALAVTFAGRSIAEINAMPLAEVVALLRPVAARSEAGATTSTARSGETTEVAVRICGDLVARLDVLLDLGLGYLSLGRRSTTLSPGEAQRLRIATQLRSGLFGVVYVLDEPSAGLHPADAEPLLDVLDRLKAAGNSLFVVEHDMDVVRRADWVVDIGPGAGEGGGRVLYSGPVAGLERVGESATSRYLFGRAEPLEHRPRAPHGWLHLSGVSRHNLRDVSVDVPLCVLTAVTGVSGSGKSTLVTQVLAEVVRGHLGLAPEEPEDAQLEVDVQDASGIESFDRLVRVDQRPIGRTPRSNLATYTGMFDAVRKLYAATDEAGARGYSAGRFSFNVPEGRCETCQGEGFVAVELLFLPGTYAPCPTCQGARYNAETLEVTYRGKNIAEVLGLSVDAAADFLSAVPAASRSLETLREVGLGYLRLGQPATELSGGEAQRIKLATELQRARRGHALYLLDEPTAGLHPADIALLLRQLHRLVDAGNTVVLVEHDLDTIATADWVIDLGPGGGDAGGRVVAAGPPAKVARSRRSATAPYLAARLARP; translated from the coding sequence GTGAACAAGGACGCGAACGATTCCTTCGTGCAGGTCCGGGGCGCCCGTGAGAACAACCTGCGGAACATCGACGTCGACGTTCCGCGGGACGCGATGGTCGCCTTCACCGGCGTCTCCGGTTCGGGCAAGTCCTCGCTCGCGTTCGGCACGCTCTACGCGGAGGCCCAGCGGCGCTACTTCGAGTCCGTGGCACCGTACGCCCGAAGGCTCCTGCAACAGGTCGGCGCACCGCACGTGCAGGAGATCACCGGACTGCCACCGGCCGTGGCCCTGCAGCAGCGACGCGGGTCGCCCAGCTCGCGTTCGACGGTCGGCACCATCACCACGCTGTCCAATCTGCTGCGCATGCTGTACTCCCGCGCCGGCACCTATCCGCCCCGGGCCGCACGGCTGGAGGCCGAGTCGTTCTCACCCAACACCGCGGCCGGCGCCTGCCCGGAGTGCCACGGACTGGGCGTCGTGCACGACGTGGCCGAGGACCTGCTCGTCCCGGACCCCTCGCTGAGCATCCGCGAGGGGGCGATCGCCGCCTGGCCGGGCGCGTGGCAGGGCGCCAACCTGCGCAGTGTCGTGAACGGTCTGGGGATCGACATCGACCGACCGTGGCGCAGGCTCAGGAAGAAGGACCGCGACTGGCTGCTGTACACGGACGAGCAGCCCTCCGTGTACATCGAGCCGGAGGAGGACCGCGTCGACTACGGCTACCAGGGCAAGTTCTGGAGCGCCCGCAAGCACGTCATGCATGTCCTCGCCGACTCCAAGAGCGAGAAGATGCGCGAACGGGCCCTCCGGTTCGTCAGGAGCGTGCCCTGCCCCGAGTGCCACGGCAGCGGACTGCGGCCCGAGGCGCTCGCCGTGACCTTCGCCGGACGTTCCATCGCCGAGATCAACGCGATGCCGCTCGCCGAGGTCGTGGCGCTGCTGCGGCCCGTCGCGGCGCGGTCCGAGGCCGGCGCCACCACGTCGACCGCCCGATCCGGCGAGACGACCGAGGTCGCGGTCCGGATCTGCGGCGATCTGGTCGCGCGGCTCGACGTACTGCTCGACCTGGGCCTCGGGTATCTCAGCCTCGGGCGCCGCTCGACGACCCTCTCGCCCGGCGAGGCGCAGCGCCTGCGGATCGCCACCCAGCTGCGCTCGGGGCTGTTCGGCGTCGTCTACGTGCTGGACGAACCCTCCGCGGGCCTGCACCCGGCTGACGCGGAACCGCTGCTGGACGTGCTGGACCGCCTCAAGGCGGCCGGCAACTCGCTGTTCGTCGTGGAGCACGACATGGACGTCGTACGGCGGGCGGACTGGGTGGTCGACATCGGCCCCGGCGCGGGCGAGGGCGGCGGACGCGTGCTGTACAGCGGCCCGGTCGCCGGTCTCGAGCGGGTCGGGGAGTCGGCCACGAGCCGGTACCTGTTCGGGCGCGCCGAGCCGCTCGAGCACCGTCCGCGCGCACCACACGGCTGGCTGCACCTGAGCGGCGTCTCCCGCCACAATCTGCGCGACGTGTCCGTCGACGTACCGCTGTGCGTACTGACGGCGGTGACGGGCGTGTCCGGTTCCGGGAAGTCGACGCTGGTGACGCAGGTGCTCGCCGAGGTCGTCCGCGGCCACCTCGGACTCGCACCCGAGGAGCCCGAGGATGCTCAGCTGGAGGTCGACGTCCAGGACGCGTCGGGGATCGAGTCGTTCGACCGGCTGGTCCGGGTCGACCAACGGCCCATCGGCCGGACTCCCCGGTCCAACCTGGCCACGTACACGGGGATGTTCGACGCGGTGCGCAAGCTGTACGCGGCGACGGACGAGGCCGGGGCGCGCGGCTACTCGGCCGGGCGGTTCTCCTTCAACGTGCCCGAAGGGCGGTGCGAGACCTGCCAGGGCGAAGGATTCGTCGCGGTGGAACTGCTGTTCCTGCCCGGCACCTACGCGCCGTGCCCGACCTGCCAGGGCGCCCGGTACAACGCCGAGACGCTGGAAGTCACCTACCGCGGCAAGAACATCGCGGAGGTGCTCGGGCTGTCCGTCGACGCCGCCGCCGACTTCCTGTCCGCCGTCCCGGCCGCCTCCCGCAGTCTGGAGACGTTGCGCGAGGTGGGACTGGGCTACCTGCGGCTGGGCCAGCCCGCGACGGAACTCAGCGGTGGTGAGGCACAACGCATCAAGCTGGCCACCGAACTGCAGCGAGCCCGCCGCGGGCACGCGCTCTACCTGCTCGACGAGCCGACGGCGGGGCTGCACCCCGCGGACATCGCGCTGCTGCTGCGACAGCTGCACCGGCTCGTCGACGCCGGCAACACGGTCGTCCTCGTCGAGCACGACCTGGACACGATCGCCACCGCCGACTGGGTCATCGACCTCGGGCCGGGCGGCGGCGACGCGGGCGGACGGGTGGTCGCGGCGGGCCCGCCGGCCAAGGTGGCGAGGTCCCGCCGCAGCGCCACCGCGCCCTATCTCGCGGCCCGGCTCGCACGCCCCTGA
- a CDS encoding FUSC family protein codes for MTWLRAFGEVVRSGLTIEETRLEPLLALRTAAGVAIVVGPALWLVSPAYAASAALGAYSAGGATFQRTWRPRKVIALGAGAGLALSTFVGYLAAGRLVTFLPLLAVWAFAAGMAWAVGSTAGIVAATTVGSMLVTITLPTSIGRALEHAGVIALGGATQAVLILLFPIRRWGAHRDALADALAAVADYARRLRHDPTAPFDPEPLMTARDAAAVTPSQARTRPSVLHGPRGLAERIRPVVAALADPDVGAPAEGPGRDRARELLDAAADVLDAVARLIRRGIPAEVRPGSLDVLRVDEEHEVLEGPARQAAERLVELLGEALEIADCGGARGRTPTPPGPAGTQFLVRPTMLRLVPVVVRAVRRELRRDSPVFRHAVRLAAVATLGYLIAARLPLGHGYWAPIASVMVMRPDFHRTYARAVARFVGTLAGVALATGMVRALGPDAHVFGALAVVSAGLSYTLIRTGYAYSQCFTAAYVVFLLGMGGQAWEQTVPERVVLTLLGGALAMLAYVVFPAWETPRLPGRLADWLAANGHYAAAVLRNYAEPNREHHTDMRRALLASREARAAWQETYDRARQEPVRPRGLTSREAQEAQEALKGFGRAAMLMESHVPQADSRVVPGAERFAEALETDTAKAAVAVREHRNPDWGRVEEALHAWEDAAGYGSPVVRREAELQKRALEDLATAVSRTPLERDVGSAREEQRVQAAVAAEGDGSGPAHQGG; via the coding sequence GTGACGTGGCTGCGGGCCTTCGGGGAGGTCGTGCGATCCGGGCTCACGATCGAGGAGACGCGGCTGGAGCCCCTGCTCGCGTTGCGCACGGCCGCTGGGGTCGCGATCGTCGTCGGGCCGGCGCTGTGGCTGGTCTCCCCTGCGTATGCCGCGTCCGCCGCCCTCGGCGCCTACTCTGCGGGTGGGGCCACCTTCCAGCGCACCTGGCGTCCACGCAAGGTGATCGCGCTCGGCGCGGGCGCGGGCCTGGCGCTCAGCACCTTCGTGGGCTACCTGGCGGCGGGGCGACTCGTGACGTTCCTCCCGCTGCTGGCCGTATGGGCCTTCGCCGCGGGAATGGCGTGGGCCGTCGGATCGACCGCCGGGATCGTCGCGGCGACGACCGTGGGCAGCATGCTGGTGACCATCACCCTGCCCACGAGCATCGGGCGGGCCCTGGAGCACGCCGGGGTCATCGCACTCGGGGGCGCGACGCAGGCCGTGCTGATCCTGCTGTTCCCGATCCGGCGTTGGGGAGCGCATCGTGACGCGCTCGCCGACGCCCTGGCCGCCGTGGCGGACTACGCCCGCCGGTTGCGGCACGACCCGACCGCCCCGTTCGACCCGGAGCCGTTGATGACGGCCCGGGACGCGGCTGCCGTGACGCCGTCACAGGCCCGCACCCGTCCGTCCGTCCTGCACGGCCCCCGGGGACTCGCCGAGCGCATTCGGCCGGTCGTCGCCGCGCTCGCCGACCCGGACGTGGGCGCTCCGGCGGAGGGACCCGGGCGGGACCGCGCGCGGGAGTTGCTCGACGCGGCCGCCGACGTCCTGGATGCGGTCGCCCGTTTGATCCGCCGCGGCATTCCCGCCGAGGTGCGGCCCGGGAGCTTGGACGTCCTGCGCGTCGACGAGGAGCACGAGGTGCTGGAGGGGCCCGCGCGGCAGGCCGCCGAGCGGCTCGTGGAATTGCTCGGCGAGGCGTTGGAGATCGCCGACTGCGGCGGCGCGCGCGGCAGGACGCCCACGCCGCCCGGCCCCGCGGGCACCCAGTTCCTGGTGCGCCCGACGATGCTCCGGCTGGTCCCGGTGGTCGTTAGGGCGGTCCGCCGTGAGCTGCGGCGGGACTCGCCCGTGTTCCGGCACGCCGTCCGCTTGGCGGCGGTGGCCACGCTCGGCTATCTGATCGCCGCCCGGCTCCCCCTGGGCCACGGCTACTGGGCGCCCATCGCCTCGGTGATGGTGATGCGGCCGGACTTCCACCGCACGTACGCGCGTGCGGTGGCCCGTTTCGTCGGAACCCTGGCGGGGGTCGCGCTCGCCACCGGGATGGTGCGGGCTCTGGGGCCGGACGCCCATGTGTTCGGCGCGCTGGCGGTGGTCTCGGCCGGCCTGTCGTACACGCTGATCCGTACCGGCTACGCCTACTCCCAGTGCTTCACCGCCGCGTACGTCGTCTTCCTGCTCGGCATGGGCGGCCAGGCATGGGAGCAGACAGTCCCGGAGCGGGTGGTGCTCACCCTGCTCGGCGGGGCCCTGGCGATGCTGGCGTACGTGGTGTTCCCCGCATGGGAGACACCCCGGCTGCCGGGCCGGCTTGCGGACTGGCTCGCAGCCAACGGCCACTACGCGGCCGCGGTGCTCCGCAACTACGCCGAACCGAACCGAGAGCATCACACCGACATGCGCAGGGCACTGCTGGCGAGCAGGGAGGCACGTGCCGCCTGGCAGGAGACATACGACCGGGCAAGGCAGGAACCGGTCCGCCCCAGGGGACTGACGTCGCGCGAGGCGCAGGAGGCGCAGGAGGCGCTCAAAGGGTTCGGCCGCGCGGCGATGCTCATGGAGAGCCACGTCCCGCAGGCCGACAGCCGTGTCGTCCCCGGGGCTGAGCGGTTCGCCGAAGCCCTGGAGACGGACACCGCGAAGGCGGCAGTCGCCGTGCGCGAGCACAGAAATCCGGACTGGGGACGCGTGGAGGAGGCGCTCCACGCGTGGGAGGACGCCGCCGGCTATGGGAGCCCGGTCGTGCGGCGCGAGGCGGAGCTGCAAAAACGGGCCTTGGAAGACCTCGCGACAGCGGTGAGCCGCACACCCCTGGAACGGGACGTCGGCTCTGCTCGTGAGGAGCAGCGGGTGCAAGCCGCCGTGGCGGCGGAAGGTGACGGATCAGGACCCGCGCACCAGGGTGGGTGA
- a CDS encoding spermidine/putrescine ABC transporter substrate-binding protein, translating to MSRNPSFPRAVSRRSLLRGAGGAAALAALTGCGVRAAYVQPGDRGAADLSAEDKRLTWSNWPLYIDTDDEDAAARPTLDAFERETGISVDYVEEINDNDEFFGKVSPALMNHQQTGRDLIVISDWMCARFVRLGWVQEMDRAAQPHVTRYLDPLLRSPAFDPGRMCSVPWQSGITGIAYNRRKLGREIRSVSELWADDLRGRVTLLSGLDEAFALLMQGNGVDVTRWTADDFHQVCDEVEKQVGRGQIRRFTGNDYTKDLVGGDVLACQAYSGDVIQLQADNPDIRFVVPEEGAELWAESLMIPDLARHKANAEKLIDHYYRPEVAAELAAWVNYVCPVPAAQAVLADSDDEETAALAENPLIFPDTAMRGRLAIARDITSTERLEFAKRWNAIAGL from the coding sequence GTGTCCCGGAATCCTTCGTTTCCCCGTGCCGTCTCCCGTCGGTCCCTGCTGCGCGGCGCCGGTGGCGCCGCCGCGCTCGCGGCCCTCACCGGCTGCGGGGTGCGGGCCGCCTACGTACAGCCCGGTGACCGCGGCGCGGCCGACCTCTCCGCCGAGGACAAGCGGCTGACCTGGTCCAACTGGCCCCTCTACATCGACACCGACGACGAGGACGCGGCCGCGCGGCCGACGCTCGACGCCTTCGAGCGGGAGACGGGCATCTCCGTCGACTACGTCGAGGAGATCAACGACAACGACGAGTTCTTCGGCAAGGTCAGCCCCGCGCTGATGAACCATCAGCAGACCGGCAGGGACCTGATCGTCATCAGCGACTGGATGTGCGCCCGGTTCGTCCGGCTCGGCTGGGTGCAGGAGATGGACCGGGCCGCGCAGCCCCATGTCACCCGGTACCTCGACCCGTTGCTGCGGTCGCCCGCCTTCGACCCCGGCCGGATGTGCAGCGTGCCGTGGCAGTCCGGCATCACCGGCATCGCCTACAACCGGCGGAAACTGGGCCGGGAGATACGCAGCGTCTCGGAGCTGTGGGCGGACGACCTCAGGGGCCGGGTGACGCTCCTGTCCGGCCTGGACGAGGCGTTCGCGCTGCTGATGCAGGGCAACGGCGTCGACGTCACCCGGTGGACCGCCGACGACTTCCACCAGGTGTGCGACGAGGTGGAGAAGCAGGTCGGCCGCGGCCAGATACGCCGCTTCACCGGCAACGACTACACCAAGGACCTGGTCGGCGGAGACGTCCTGGCCTGCCAGGCGTACTCGGGTGACGTCATCCAGCTCCAGGCCGACAACCCCGACATCCGCTTCGTGGTGCCCGAGGAGGGCGCCGAGCTGTGGGCGGAGTCCCTGATGATCCCCGACCTCGCCCGGCACAAGGCGAACGCCGAGAAACTGATCGACCACTACTACCGGCCGGAGGTCGCCGCCGAGCTCGCGGCCTGGGTCAACTACGTCTGCCCGGTGCCCGCCGCGCAGGCGGTCCTGGCCGACTCCGACGACGAGGAGACGGCGGCCCTCGCGGAGAACCCGCTGATCTTCCCGGACACCGCGATGCGCGGCCGGCTCGCCATCGCGCGGGACATCACCTCCACGGAACGGCTGGAGTTCGCCAAGCGCTGGAACGCCATCGCGGGCCTCTGA
- a CDS encoding gamma-aminobutyraldehyde dehydrogenase, which translates to MSTELRRLRNHIDGEFRDAADGRTTEVVNPATGEAYATAPLSGQADVDAAMAAAAKAFPGWRDTTPAERQKALLKIADAFEERAEELIAAEVENTGKPIGLTRSEEIPPMVDQIRFFAGAARMLEGRSAGEYMDGMTSIVRREPVGVCAQVAPWNYPMMMAVWKFAPAIAAGNTVVLKPSDTTPASTVLIAEIIGSILPKGVFNVVTGDRDTGRLMVEHPTPAMASITGSVRAGMSVAESASKDLKRVHLELGGKAPVVVFEDTDIAKAVEDISVAGFFNAGQDCTAATRVLVQEGIHDEFVAALAKAAAETKTGQPDDEDVLFGPLNNPNQLQQVTGFIERLPAHAKVEAGGQRVGDKGYFYAATVVSGLKQDDEIIQNEVFGPVITVQSFTDEDQAVEWANGVEYALASSVWTKDHGRAMRMSKKLDFGCVWINTHIPLVAEMPHGGFKKSGYGKDLSGYGFDDYTRIKHVMTSLDA; encoded by the coding sequence GTGAGCACCGAGCTGCGTCGTCTGCGCAATCACATCGACGGTGAGTTCCGGGACGCCGCCGACGGACGGACCACCGAGGTGGTCAACCCCGCGACGGGCGAGGCGTACGCGACCGCCCCGCTGTCCGGCCAGGCCGACGTCGACGCCGCCATGGCGGCCGCTGCCAAGGCGTTCCCCGGCTGGCGGGACACGACCCCCGCCGAGCGCCAGAAGGCCCTGCTGAAGATCGCGGACGCGTTCGAGGAGCGGGCCGAGGAGCTCATCGCGGCCGAGGTGGAGAACACGGGCAAGCCCATCGGGCTGACCCGCTCCGAGGAGATCCCGCCGATGGTCGACCAGATCCGCTTCTTCGCGGGCGCGGCGCGGATGCTCGAAGGCCGCTCGGCCGGCGAGTACATGGACGGCATGACCTCGATCGTGCGCCGTGAGCCGGTCGGCGTCTGCGCGCAGGTCGCGCCGTGGAACTACCCGATGATGATGGCCGTGTGGAAGTTCGCCCCGGCGATCGCCGCCGGCAACACGGTGGTGCTCAAGCCGTCCGACACCACGCCTGCCTCCACGGTCCTGATCGCCGAGATCATCGGCTCGATCCTGCCCAAGGGCGTCTTCAACGTCGTCACCGGCGACCGTGACACCGGCCGCCTGATGGTGGAGCACCCGACCCCGGCGATGGCGTCCATCACCGGCTCCGTGCGCGCGGGCATGTCCGTCGCCGAGTCCGCCTCCAAGGACCTCAAGCGGGTCCACCTGGAGCTGGGCGGCAAGGCGCCGGTCGTCGTGTTCGAGGACACCGACATCGCCAAGGCCGTCGAGGACATCTCCGTGGCGGGCTTCTTCAACGCCGGCCAGGACTGCACGGCGGCCACCCGTGTCCTCGTCCAGGAGGGCATCCACGACGAGTTCGTCGCCGCGCTCGCGAAGGCCGCGGCGGAGACCAAGACCGGGCAGCCGGACGACGAGGACGTGCTCTTCGGCCCGCTGAACAACCCCAACCAGCTCCAGCAGGTCACCGGCTTCATCGAGCGCCTGCCCGCGCACGCCAAGGTCGAGGCGGGCGGTCAGCGGGTCGGCGACAAGGGCTACTTCTACGCCGCGACCGTCGTGTCCGGGCTGAAGCAGGACGACGAGATCATCCAGAACGAGGTGTTCGGACCGGTCATCACCGTCCAGTCGTTCACCGACGAGGACCAGGCCGTGGAGTGGGCCAACGGCGTCGAGTACGCCCTCGCCTCCTCGGTGTGGACCAAGGACCACGGCCGCGCGATGCGGATGTCCAAGAAGCTGGACTTCGGGTGCGTGTGGATCAACACCCACATCCCGCTCGTCGCCGAGATGCCGCACGGCGGGTTCAAGAAGTCCGGCTATGGCAAGGACCTTTCGGGGTACGGGTTCGACGACTACACGCGGATCAAGCATGTGATGACTTCGTTGGACGCGTAG
- a CDS encoding Lrp/AsnC family transcriptional regulator, with protein MHSEAVASRSAEHRDSRESRNGSTPHLDAVSLAIIQQLQEDGRRPYAAIGKAVGLSEAAVRQRVQKLLDQGVMQIVAVTDPLTVGFRRQAMVGINVEGDVESIAEALTDMSEVEYVVMTAGSFDILAEIVCEDDDHLLDVINKRIRALPGVRSTESFVYLKLKKQTYMWGTR; from the coding sequence GTGCACAGTGAGGCCGTGGCCAGTCGAAGCGCAGAGCACAGGGACTCCCGCGAGTCCAGGAACGGCAGCACCCCTCACCTGGATGCCGTCAGCCTCGCCATCATCCAGCAGCTCCAGGAGGACGGCCGCCGGCCCTACGCCGCGATCGGCAAGGCCGTCGGCCTCTCCGAGGCGGCCGTGCGCCAGCGCGTCCAGAAGCTGCTCGACCAGGGCGTGATGCAGATCGTCGCCGTCACGGACCCGCTCACCGTGGGTTTCCGCCGGCAGGCGATGGTCGGGATCAATGTCGAGGGTGACGTCGAATCCATCGCGGAAGCGCTGACCGACATGTCGGAAGTCGAGTACGTGGTGATGACCGCGGGCTCGTTCGACATCCTCGCCGAGATCGTCTGCGAGGACGACGACCACCTGCTGGACGTCATCAACAAGCGCATCCGTGCCCTGCCGGGCGTGCGTTCGACCGAGAGCTTCGTCTACCTGAAGCTGAAGAAGCAGACCTACATGTGGGGAACCCGATAA
- a CDS encoding aspartate aminotransferase family protein, giving the protein MSTKDLSRTAYDHLWMHFTRMSSYENSPVPTIVRGEGTYIYDDKGRRYLDGLAGLFVVQAGHGRTELAETAFKQAQELAFFPVWSYAHPKAVELAERLADYAPGDLNKVFFTTGGGEAVETAWKLAKQYFKLQGKPTKYKVISRAVAYHGTPQGALSITGLPALKAPFEPLVPGAHKVPNTNIYRAPIYGDDPEAFGRWAADQIEQQILFEGPETVAAVFLEPVQNAGGCFPPPPGYFQRVREICDQYDVLLVSDEVICAFGRLGTMFACDKFGYVPDMITCAKGMTSGYSPIGACIISDRIAEPFYKGDNTFLHGYTFGGHPVSAAVGVANLDLFEREGLNQHVLDNEGAFLKTLQKLHDLPIVGDVRGNGFFYGIELVKDKATKESFNDEETERVLYGFLSKALFDNGLYCRADDRGDPVVQLAPPLISNQETFDEIEQILRATLTEAWTKL; this is encoded by the coding sequence GTGAGCACCAAGGACCTCAGCCGCACCGCGTACGACCACCTGTGGATGCACTTCACCCGCATGTCCTCGTACGAGAACTCCCCGGTCCCGACCATCGTCCGGGGCGAGGGCACCTACATCTACGACGACAAGGGCCGGCGCTACCTCGACGGCCTCGCGGGTCTGTTCGTGGTCCAGGCCGGTCACGGCCGCACCGAGCTGGCCGAGACCGCCTTCAAGCAGGCGCAGGAGCTCGCGTTCTTCCCCGTGTGGTCCTACGCCCACCCCAAGGCCGTGGAGCTGGCGGAGCGCCTCGCCGACTACGCGCCGGGCGACCTGAACAAGGTCTTCTTCACCACCGGCGGCGGCGAGGCCGTCGAGACCGCGTGGAAGCTCGCCAAGCAGTACTTCAAGCTCCAGGGCAAGCCGACCAAGTACAAGGTCATCTCCCGCGCGGTCGCCTACCACGGCACCCCGCAGGGCGCCCTGTCGATCACCGGTCTGCCCGCCCTCAAGGCCCCCTTCGAGCCGCTCGTCCCGGGCGCGCACAAGGTGCCGAACACCAACATCTACCGCGCCCCGATCTACGGCGACGACCCCGAGGCCTTCGGCCGCTGGGCCGCCGACCAGATCGAGCAGCAGATCCTGTTCGAGGGCCCGGAGACGGTCGCCGCGGTCTTCCTCGAGCCGGTCCAGAACGCGGGCGGCTGCTTCCCGCCCCCGCCCGGCTACTTCCAGCGGGTGCGCGAGATCTGCGACCAGTACGACGTGCTGCTCGTGTCGGACGAGGTCATCTGCGCCTTCGGCCGCCTGGGCACGATGTTCGCCTGTGACAAGTTCGGCTACGTCCCGGACATGATCACCTGCGCCAAGGGCATGACCTCGGGCTACTCCCCGATCGGCGCGTGCATCATCTCCGACCGGATCGCCGAGCCGTTCTACAAGGGTGACAACACCTTCCTGCACGGCTACACCTTCGGCGGCCACCCGGTGTCGGCCGCGGTGGGCGTCGCCAACCTCGACCTGTTCGAGCGCGAGGGCCTCAACCAGCACGTGCTGGACAACGAGGGCGCGTTCCTCAAGACGCTCCAGAAGCTGCACGACCTCCCGATCGTCGGCGACGTCCGCGGCAACGGCTTCTTCTACGGCATCGAGCTGGTCAAGGACAAGGCGACCAAGGAGTCGTTCAACGACGAGGAGACCGAGCGCGTCCTGTACGGCTTCCTGTCCAAGGCCCTCTTCGACAACGGCCTGTACTGCCGTGCCGACGACCGCGGCGACCCGGTCGTGCAGCTCGCGCCGCCGCTGATCTCCAACCAGGAGACGTTCGACGAGATCGAGCAGATCCTGCGCGCCACGCTCACGGAGGCGTGGACGAAGCTGTGA
- a CDS encoding ABC transporter ATP-binding protein, giving the protein MEAPPDDDVLWARSLHFTHRDGSPALGGVSLGVREGEILAVSGPRGSGKTTLLRCLSGLVRAQRGEVWFNSVPVHTMGPMARERLRRDRFGWIDPEPVLVPELNVWENAALPLMLRGTGRRRAKAAALEWLERLDIGERARSRPHELTQAERQRVCIGRALAPAPSVLFADEPTAPLHRADRAHVLRTLTTAARSHGITVVLATHDPETAALADRTVPLLDGRRVRTVHLPPVTEPEGRGAACSLSV; this is encoded by the coding sequence ATGGAGGCCCCGCCGGACGACGACGTGCTGTGGGCACGCTCCCTGCATTTCACGCACCGCGACGGCTCACCGGCGCTCGGCGGTGTCTCGCTGGGCGTGCGGGAGGGCGAGATCCTCGCCGTCAGCGGGCCGCGCGGCAGCGGCAAGACGACCCTGCTGCGCTGTCTGTCCGGTCTGGTGCGCGCCCAGCGCGGCGAGGTCTGGTTCAACAGCGTGCCCGTGCACACGATGGGCCCGATGGCCCGTGAACGGCTGCGCCGCGACCGCTTCGGCTGGATCGACCCGGAACCCGTCCTCGTCCCGGAACTCAACGTCTGGGAGAACGCGGCCCTGCCCCTGATGCTGCGCGGCACCGGCCGCCGCCGGGCCAAGGCCGCCGCGCTGGAGTGGCTGGAGCGCCTGGACATCGGCGAGAGGGCGCGCAGCCGTCCGCACGAACTCACCCAGGCCGAGCGCCAGCGGGTGTGCATCGGCCGCGCGCTGGCCCCCGCGCCCTCGGTCCTCTTCGCCGACGAGCCGACGGCTCCCCTGCACCGCGCGGACCGGGCCCACGTCCTGCGCACCCTGACCACCGCGGCCCGTTCCCACGGCATCACCGTGGTACTGGCCACCCATGACCCGGAGACCGCGGCTCTCGCCGACCGCACCGTGCCACTGCTGGACGGCCGCCGGGTGAGGACGGTCCATCTGCCGCCGGTCACGGAACCGGAAGGCCGGGGGGCCGCGTGCTCGCTCTCCGTCTGA